The Alkalicoccobacillus plakortidis genome contains a region encoding:
- a CDS encoding type III pantothenate kinase — protein sequence MILVMDVGNSTIVLGVYKEDVCIRSWRIATDRQKTSDEYAVLIRSMFADEGISFSDIKGISVSSVVPPIMHTLEQMCKVYLGQKALVIGPGVKTGLNILYENPREVGSDRIANAVGALTHYGSPVVIVDFGTATTYCYINDKEQYVGGAIAPGMAVAAEALYMRASKLPKIELAKPKNILGRNTIHAVQAGTFYGYIGQVEGIISRIYKEAKVTTKPVVVATGGLAELLAPETSMIDVVDPFLTLKGLKAIYEKNT from the coding sequence TTGATTCTTGTAATGGATGTTGGTAATTCAACCATAGTTCTTGGCGTATATAAAGAGGATGTATGCATACGCTCTTGGCGTATTGCGACAGACAGGCAGAAAACGTCAGATGAATATGCGGTGTTAATCCGCTCGATGTTTGCGGATGAAGGCATTTCATTTTCTGATATAAAAGGAATCAGTGTGTCGTCCGTTGTGCCCCCTATCATGCATACACTAGAACAAATGTGTAAAGTGTATCTTGGTCAGAAGGCGTTAGTCATTGGTCCAGGTGTTAAAACGGGTTTAAACATTCTGTATGAAAATCCTCGTGAGGTAGGCTCTGATCGAATTGCCAATGCAGTTGGAGCGCTCACTCACTATGGTTCTCCTGTTGTGATTGTTGATTTTGGAACAGCTACTACGTATTGTTATATTAATGATAAGGAACAATATGTAGGAGGAGCTATTGCGCCAGGTATGGCTGTTGCAGCAGAGGCTTTGTATATGAGGGCATCTAAGCTTCCGAAAATTGAGCTTGCTAAGCCGAAGAATATTCTAGGCAGGAACACCATTCATGCCGTGCAGGCGGGTACGTTCTATGGGTACATCGGTCAGGTGGAAGGTATTATCTCGCGTATCTATAAAGAAGCAAAAGTAACAACAAAACCTGTTGTTGTGGCAACCGGTGGGCTTGCGGAACTACTTGCACCAGAGACCTCGATGATTGATGTCGTTGATCCATTTTTAACATTAAAAGGGCTTAAAGCCATTTACGAAAAAAACACCTAG
- the hpt gene encoding hypoxanthine phosphoribosyltransferase: MKDELKEILISEEEIQNKARELGSEISEQYKEAFPLFVGVLKGALPFMAELIKHVDVHLELDFMDVSSYGNAMVSTGEVKIIKDLNTSVEGRDVLIVEDIIDSGLTLKYLIELFHYRKAKSVKVVTLLDKPDGRKVDLVPDMSGFTVPDAFVVGFGLDYAERYRNLPYIGVLKPEIYEG, encoded by the coding sequence ATGAAAGATGAATTGAAAGAGATATTGATTTCTGAAGAAGAAATCCAGAATAAAGCCCGTGAATTAGGAAGCGAAATTTCGGAACAATATAAAGAAGCCTTTCCGCTTTTTGTAGGTGTGTTAAAAGGTGCATTACCTTTTATGGCAGAGCTTATCAAACATGTTGATGTACATCTTGAACTAGACTTTATGGATGTATCAAGTTATGGAAATGCCATGGTATCAACCGGTGAAGTAAAAATTATTAAAGACTTAAATACGTCTGTTGAAGGACGTGATGTCTTAATTGTCGAAGATATTATAGACAGTGGACTTACACTTAAGTACTTAATTGAGCTATTTCATTATAGAAAAGCAAAATCAGTGAAGGTTGTTACCCTTTTGGATAAGCCTGATGGACGTAAGGTAGACCTAGTCCCTGACATGTCTGGTTTTACAGTTCCCGATGCCTTTGTAGTAGGTTTTGGACTTGATTATGCTGAGCGTTACCGTAATCTCCCATATATCGGTGTCTTAAAACCAGAGATTTATGAGGGGTAA